From Pristiophorus japonicus isolate sPriJap1 chromosome 7, sPriJap1.hap1, whole genome shotgun sequence, one genomic window encodes:
- the LOC139266930 gene encoding vinculin isoform X2 produces the protein MASFCQNGIGALIKTKSAERIIAPIAAQVSHLIILSEWRDIDDENFSDLEPAAKEVAKATEELVRAAKRFVEDSDDGQLKSEMGLALEFAAVSGKGILMAAQKLSIQPALREHRNELVTSAQNVLQGTMQILLTADDVEVRKIIQSTRWLLDCLVLLESAGDMSALLAAFREFSEALLLLNNLAGGRLQELSDPVHQQRLNRALETLKKCVPSLHTAMHACMKHPQAEQAKAAKTYVAEQTVAAVMDIVGLLTGGPADHEEGRGGQFAERLQQLQDLASKAKHSSIAHSNLDSLVEAVACHCMLVAAHTSKEKLGRRLVRSCQLLLQLRAQLSDRGKGWASWSDRPQQPMEAECDALIKAVEELGLGVVTATLHQMVHAFTDTEQPLERLLKAAAAAPPASPSLQLLTASFRSHARGMLRVAALTAASCPRADHCQAIQGSVKRLKRLSQELLAALGSDPESPALSHRLRLLRRHWLHEAAGLLAALDAAIDVRHFIELSIQEIVADKEECEKTAGHPNLSRSVQKLTARAQRVAQAAERCVDKSAEPVFRNGLLALVRESQRAIPPVQAAAGRCLGRPANAKLRGDLFQRIQQLIDLMYQVRDGVDGINHPDLLSPLRDHARKHQALEETSCLSNLDFSLIHTMDLKKQKLAIASESLDNYLSKPLPPHDPTEEGFKSVKETRSGLSAQFPLLVKDLISAANAKDIPAVNGACADILELSNSYMDAAREAATSTDPLEEKGRLESLKGEVAGLTPHLLSLAREVALNRQQDMGRLHRAATAWWDKISDLRAILQRLATPWYAAIKQIVCNLSANNLSQDLQSTEDITEIMASLSNCVQSAGEVTRAADGAEGFGLLGARGQLVQVHSRLKVAQNNSKILRDNIVCATKESPLFNKGGDTLEGACLLWAVSIRMLLSSLDGFLHNEIFLVTDLRDATEHKRPLQTALLAVSEKLLGLQQAATMSCVCCKEKGVQVKLCRVNDEMKVLGEALIQAAETLHQSPVNKSNLSVRFQLLQRQLAIKVKAVTSLMDLVNHNCAWALKQLFHLANSAAQKHGDGKVRLVQQFQKEAHLLLMDIEELKAVVENSLCNVTHLESKEMLVSAVTDLPLVTSQIVTEAKQLSDNADKNNVAKLQYLARDWCAKVHFIVTQLQDVGVNDQTCKDIKQRFQNSALADIKCNSLAKSLSNQEEQLTERTLIATENLPHRGNLNVLNEPTVSTVREDYHKTSDRHYKSTPEGVCSQDIALDKFASSSLHEFSSSSAACSIATAALCLRDETEKWHEDNNKIVQITKDMAAQMYHMAQFLKKQGPIKLPYSHSFSLWRSDEPPLSNCSRWDD, from the exons ATGGCATCCTTTTGTCAAAATGGGATCGGTGCTCTAATCAAGACCAAGAGCGCTGAAAGAATCATAGCACCTATTGCTGCTCAAGTGTCCCATTTGATCATTCTAAGTGAATGGAGAGACATCGACGATGAAAATTTCTCTGATCTAGAGCCAGCAGCTAAGGAAGTGGCCAAAGCAACTGAAGAACTTGTTCGTGCTGCAAAACG ATTTGTGGAAGACTCTGATGATGGTCAGCTGAAAAGTGAAATGGGCTTGGCATTAGAATTTGCCGCAGTGTCCGGAAAGGGCATCCTGATGGCAGCCCAGAAACTTAGCATTCAGCCAGCACTCCGTGAACACAGGAATGAGCTAGTCACCTCTGCTCAGAATGTCCTACAGGGGACTATGCAG ATTCTCTTGACAGCAGATGATGTGGAAGTCCGTAAGATTATCCAGTCCACTCGCTggctgctggactgcctggtgctcCTGGAGTCTGCAGGGGACATGTCGGCGTTGCTCGCTGCTTTCAGGGAGTTTTCAGAAGCGTTGCTCCTGCTCAACAACCTGGCGGGAGGACGCCTCCAGGAACTGAGTGACCCCGTTCACCAGCAGCGTCTCAACCGAGCGCTGGAGACGCTGAAGAAATGCGTCCCGAGTTTGCACACGGCCATGCACGCCTGCATGAAGCACCCCCAGGCCGAACAGGCCAAGGCTGCCAAAACATACGTCGCTGAGCAGACGGTCGCCGCAGTCATGGATATAGTGGGCCTCCTGACGGGCGGACCTGCAGACCATGAGGAGGGCAGAGGAGGGCAGTTCGCTGAGCGATTGCAGCAGCTTCAGGACCTGGCATCCAAAGCCAAGCACTCTTCCATCGCCCACAGCAACTTGGACAGCCTGGTGGAGGCGGTGGCCTGCCACTGCATGCTCGTGGCGGCCCATACATCAAAGGAGAAACTGGGGCGGAGGCTGGTGAGAAGCTGccagctcctcctgcagctccgggCTCAGCTCTCCGACCGGGGCAAGGGGTGGGCGAGCTGGTCCGACCGTCCCCAGCAGCCGATGGAGGCCGAATGCGACGCTCTGATCAAGGCGGTGGAAGAGCTGGGCCTCGGCGTGGTGACCGCCACCCTGCACCAAATGGTCCACGCCTTCACCGACACCGAGCAGCCACTCGAGCGGCTGCTGAAAGCGGCCGCAGCGGCCCCGCCGGCCAGTCCCAGCCTCCAGCTACTCACCGCCTCGTTCCGCAGCCACGCCCGCGGCATGCTCAGGGTGGCCGCTCTCACCGCCGCCAGTTGCCCGCGGGCCGACCATTGCCAGGCCATCCAGGGCTCGGTCAAGCGCCTGAAGCGCCTGAGCCAAGAGCTGCTGGCCGCACTGGGCAGCGACCCCGAAAGCCCGGCGCTCTCCCACAGACTCCGGCTGCTCCGCCGGCACTGGCTGCACGAAGCGGCAGGGCTGCTGGCGGCTCTGGACGCGGCGATCGACGTCCGCCACTTCATCGAGCTGTCCATCCAGGAGATTGTGGCcgacaaggaggagtgtgaaaagaCCGCGGGCCACCCAAACCTCAGCCGCTCGGTACAGAAGCTGACCGCGCGGGCTCAACGGGTAGCACAAGCTGCCGAGAGGTGTGTGGATAAAAGCGCCGAGCCAGTCTTCAGGAACGGACTCTTGGCTTTAGTACGTGAGTCCCAAAGAGCCATCCCGCCAGTTCAGGCGGCCGCGGGTCGCTGCTTGGGGAGGCCGGCGAATGCCAAGCTGAGAGGCGATCTCTTCCAAAGGATACAACAGTTGATTGACTTGATGTACCAGGTCCGCGATGGTGTCGATGGCATCAACCATCCCGACCTCCTCAGTCCCCTGCGCGACCACGCTCGGAAGCACCAAGCTCTCGAGGAGACGAGTTGCTTAAgtaacttggatttttcactgataCACACCATGGACCTCAAAAAACAAAAGTTGGCCATAGCCTCTGAATCACTGGATAATTACTTAAGCAAACCTCTTCCACCACATGACCCGACTGAAGAGGGGTTTAAAAGTGTGAAGGAGACACGCTCTGGGCTTTCTGCTCAGTTCCCCCTTTTGGTGAAGGATCTTATCTCAGCCGCAAATGCTAAAGACATCCCCGCAGTCAACGGCGCTTGTGCAGATATACTCGAACTGTCCAATAGTTACATGGATGCTGCCAGGGAAGCGGCAACAAGCACAGATCCATTGGAAGAGAAAGGAAGACTTGAGTCACTGAAGGGCGAAGTGGCAGGACTGACGCCGCATCTTCTCAGCCTGGCCCGGGAAGTGGCGCTCAACCGACAGCAGGACATGGGTAGGCTGCACCGTGCCGCGACGGCTTGGTGGGACAAGATTAGTGATCTGAGAGCCATCCTTCAGAGACTGGCAACTCCCTGGTACGCTGCGATAAAGCAGATAGTCTGCAATCTATCTGCTAACAATCTCTCGCAGGACCTTCAAAGCACCGAAGatatcactgagatcatggcttcaCTGTCCAACTGTGTGCAGTCAGCTGGGGAGGTCACCAGGGCTGCTGACGGCGCGGAAGGTTTTGGGCTCCTCGGGGCTCGGGGCCAACTAGTGCAAGTCCATTCGAGGTTAAAAGTGGCACAGAATAATTCCAAAATCTTGAGAGATAACATCGTTTGCGCTACTAAAGAGTCGCCACTTTTCAACAAAGGAGGGGATACGCTGGAAGGAGCATGTCTTCTATGGGCTGTCTCCATTCGGATGCTGCTCTCTTCGTTAGACGGCTTCTTACACAATGAAATCTTTCTCGTCACTGACCTGAGGGACGCTACTGAACACAAACGCCCGCTTCAAACTGCACTGCTGGCTGTCTCCGAGAAGCTGCTTGGGCTGCAGCAGGCGGCTACAATGTCCTGTGTTTGTTGCAAAGAGAAAGGCGTCCAGGTCAAACTTTGTCGTGTGAACGACGAGATGAAGGTTCTCGGCGAAGCATTAATCCAGGCTGCAGAGACCCTGCACCAATCACCAGTGAACAAGAGCAACCTGTCCGTGCGCTTTCAGCTCCTCCAAAGGCAACTGGCAATAAAAGTGAAAGCTGTAACCTCACTTATGGACCTTGTCAATCACAACTGCGCATGGGCATTAAAACAGCTGTTCCATCTGGCTAACAGTGCCGCCCAAAAGCACGGAGATGGCAAAGTGCGACTAGTGCAGCAGTTTCAGAAGGAAGCGCATCTGCTACTGATGGATATCGAAGAGCTAAAGGCAGTGGTGGAAAATAGTCTTTGCAACGTCACCCATTTGGAGTCCAAGGAGATGTTGGTATCGGCTGTTACCGACCTTCCTTTGGTTACTTCTCAGATAGTTACAGAAGCCAAGCAACTCTCTGACAACGCTGACAAAAACAACGTTGCCAAACTTCAGTACCtggcaagagactggtgtgcaaaagttCACTTTATCGTGACACAACTTCAGGATGTGGGTGTAAATGACCAAACCTGCAAAGACATTAAGCAAAGGTTCCAGAATAGTGCCTTGGCTGATATCAAGTGTAACTCTTTGGCCAAATCCCTTTCTAACCAAGAAGAACAATTGACAGAAAGGACGTTGATTGCAACAGAGAATTTGCCACATCGAGGAAACTTAAATGTATTAAATGAACCAACAGTCTCAACCGTCAGAGAAGACTACCACAAGACAAGCGACCGACATTATAAATCTACTCCAGAAGGTGTGTGTTCCCAAGACATTGCTTTGGACAAG TTTGCCAGCAGCTCTCTGCATGAGTTCAGTTCCAGTAGTGCAGCATGTTCAATTGCTACCGCAGCTCTGTGTCTGAGGGATGAGACAGAGAAATGGCACGAGGACAACAACAAGATTGTGCAGATCACCAAAGACATGGCTGCTCAAATGTACCATATGGCACAGTTT
- the LOC139266930 gene encoding vinculin isoform X3, with product MASFCQNGIGALIKTKSAERIIAPIAAQVSHLIILSEWRDIDDENFSDLEPAAKEVAKATEELVRAAKRFVEDSDDGQLKSEMGLALEFAAVSGKGILMAAQKLSIQPALREHRNELVTSAQNVLQGTMQILLTADDVEVRKIIQSTRWLLDCLVLLESAGDMSALLAAFREFSEALLLLNNLAGGRLQELSDPVHQQRLNRALETLKKCVPSLHTAMHACMKHPQAEQAKAAKTYVAEQTVAAVMDIVGLLTGGPADHEEGRGGQFAERLQQLQDLASKAKHSSIAHSNLDSLVEAVACHCMLVAAHTSKEKLGRRLVRSCQLLLQLRAQLSDRGKGWASWSDRPQQPMEAECDALIKAVEELGLGVVTATLHQMVHAFTDTEQPLERLLKAAAAAPPASPSLQLLTASFRSHARGMLRVAALTAASCPRADHCQAIQGSVKRLKRLSQELLAALGSDPESPALSHRLRLLRRHWLHEAAGLLAALDAAIDVRHFIELSIQEIVADKEECEKTAGHPNLSRSVQKLTARAQRVAQAAERCVDKSAEPVFRNGLLALVRESQRAIPPVQAAAGRCLGRPANAKLRGDLFQRIQQLIDLMYQVRDGVDGINHPDLLSPLRDHARKHQALEETSCLSNLDFSLIHTMDLKKQKLAIASESLDNYLSKPLPPHDPTEEGFKSVKETRSGLSAQFPLLVKDLISAANAKDIPAVNGACADILELSNSYMDAAREAATSTDPLEEKGRLESLKGEVAGLTPHLLSLAREVALNRQQDMGRLHRAATAWWDKISDLRAILQRLATPWYAAIKQIVCNLSANNLSQDLQSTEDITEIMASLSNCVQSAGEVTRAADGAEGFGLLGARGQLVQVHSRLKVAQNNSKILRDNIVCATKESPLFNKGGDTLEGACLLWAVSIRMLLSSLDGFLHNEIFLVTDLRDATEHKRPLQTALLAVSEKLLGLQQAATMSCVCCKEKGVQVKLCRVNDEMKVLGEALIQAAETLHQSPVNKSNLSVRFQLLQRQLAIKVKAVTSLMDLVNHNCAWALKQLFHLANSAAQKHGDGKVRLVQQFQKEAHLLLMDIEELKAVVENSLCNVTHLESKEMLVSAVTDLPLVTSQIVTEAKQLSDNADKNNVAKLQYLARDWCAKVHFIVTQLQDVGVNDQTCKDIKQRFQNSALADIKCNSLAKSLSNQEEQLTERTLIATENLPHRGNLNVLNEPTVSTVREDYHKTSDRHYKSTPEGVCSQDIALDKFASSSLHEFSSSSAACSIATAALCLRDETEKWHEDNNKIVQITKDMAAQMYHMAQFLKKQGPIKPQELYRTPS from the exons ATGGCATCCTTTTGTCAAAATGGGATCGGTGCTCTAATCAAGACCAAGAGCGCTGAAAGAATCATAGCACCTATTGCTGCTCAAGTGTCCCATTTGATCATTCTAAGTGAATGGAGAGACATCGACGATGAAAATTTCTCTGATCTAGAGCCAGCAGCTAAGGAAGTGGCCAAAGCAACTGAAGAACTTGTTCGTGCTGCAAAACG ATTTGTGGAAGACTCTGATGATGGTCAGCTGAAAAGTGAAATGGGCTTGGCATTAGAATTTGCCGCAGTGTCCGGAAAGGGCATCCTGATGGCAGCCCAGAAACTTAGCATTCAGCCAGCACTCCGTGAACACAGGAATGAGCTAGTCACCTCTGCTCAGAATGTCCTACAGGGGACTATGCAG ATTCTCTTGACAGCAGATGATGTGGAAGTCCGTAAGATTATCCAGTCCACTCGCTggctgctggactgcctggtgctcCTGGAGTCTGCAGGGGACATGTCGGCGTTGCTCGCTGCTTTCAGGGAGTTTTCAGAAGCGTTGCTCCTGCTCAACAACCTGGCGGGAGGACGCCTCCAGGAACTGAGTGACCCCGTTCACCAGCAGCGTCTCAACCGAGCGCTGGAGACGCTGAAGAAATGCGTCCCGAGTTTGCACACGGCCATGCACGCCTGCATGAAGCACCCCCAGGCCGAACAGGCCAAGGCTGCCAAAACATACGTCGCTGAGCAGACGGTCGCCGCAGTCATGGATATAGTGGGCCTCCTGACGGGCGGACCTGCAGACCATGAGGAGGGCAGAGGAGGGCAGTTCGCTGAGCGATTGCAGCAGCTTCAGGACCTGGCATCCAAAGCCAAGCACTCTTCCATCGCCCACAGCAACTTGGACAGCCTGGTGGAGGCGGTGGCCTGCCACTGCATGCTCGTGGCGGCCCATACATCAAAGGAGAAACTGGGGCGGAGGCTGGTGAGAAGCTGccagctcctcctgcagctccgggCTCAGCTCTCCGACCGGGGCAAGGGGTGGGCGAGCTGGTCCGACCGTCCCCAGCAGCCGATGGAGGCCGAATGCGACGCTCTGATCAAGGCGGTGGAAGAGCTGGGCCTCGGCGTGGTGACCGCCACCCTGCACCAAATGGTCCACGCCTTCACCGACACCGAGCAGCCACTCGAGCGGCTGCTGAAAGCGGCCGCAGCGGCCCCGCCGGCCAGTCCCAGCCTCCAGCTACTCACCGCCTCGTTCCGCAGCCACGCCCGCGGCATGCTCAGGGTGGCCGCTCTCACCGCCGCCAGTTGCCCGCGGGCCGACCATTGCCAGGCCATCCAGGGCTCGGTCAAGCGCCTGAAGCGCCTGAGCCAAGAGCTGCTGGCCGCACTGGGCAGCGACCCCGAAAGCCCGGCGCTCTCCCACAGACTCCGGCTGCTCCGCCGGCACTGGCTGCACGAAGCGGCAGGGCTGCTGGCGGCTCTGGACGCGGCGATCGACGTCCGCCACTTCATCGAGCTGTCCATCCAGGAGATTGTGGCcgacaaggaggagtgtgaaaagaCCGCGGGCCACCCAAACCTCAGCCGCTCGGTACAGAAGCTGACCGCGCGGGCTCAACGGGTAGCACAAGCTGCCGAGAGGTGTGTGGATAAAAGCGCCGAGCCAGTCTTCAGGAACGGACTCTTGGCTTTAGTACGTGAGTCCCAAAGAGCCATCCCGCCAGTTCAGGCGGCCGCGGGTCGCTGCTTGGGGAGGCCGGCGAATGCCAAGCTGAGAGGCGATCTCTTCCAAAGGATACAACAGTTGATTGACTTGATGTACCAGGTCCGCGATGGTGTCGATGGCATCAACCATCCCGACCTCCTCAGTCCCCTGCGCGACCACGCTCGGAAGCACCAAGCTCTCGAGGAGACGAGTTGCTTAAgtaacttggatttttcactgataCACACCATGGACCTCAAAAAACAAAAGTTGGCCATAGCCTCTGAATCACTGGATAATTACTTAAGCAAACCTCTTCCACCACATGACCCGACTGAAGAGGGGTTTAAAAGTGTGAAGGAGACACGCTCTGGGCTTTCTGCTCAGTTCCCCCTTTTGGTGAAGGATCTTATCTCAGCCGCAAATGCTAAAGACATCCCCGCAGTCAACGGCGCTTGTGCAGATATACTCGAACTGTCCAATAGTTACATGGATGCTGCCAGGGAAGCGGCAACAAGCACAGATCCATTGGAAGAGAAAGGAAGACTTGAGTCACTGAAGGGCGAAGTGGCAGGACTGACGCCGCATCTTCTCAGCCTGGCCCGGGAAGTGGCGCTCAACCGACAGCAGGACATGGGTAGGCTGCACCGTGCCGCGACGGCTTGGTGGGACAAGATTAGTGATCTGAGAGCCATCCTTCAGAGACTGGCAACTCCCTGGTACGCTGCGATAAAGCAGATAGTCTGCAATCTATCTGCTAACAATCTCTCGCAGGACCTTCAAAGCACCGAAGatatcactgagatcatggcttcaCTGTCCAACTGTGTGCAGTCAGCTGGGGAGGTCACCAGGGCTGCTGACGGCGCGGAAGGTTTTGGGCTCCTCGGGGCTCGGGGCCAACTAGTGCAAGTCCATTCGAGGTTAAAAGTGGCACAGAATAATTCCAAAATCTTGAGAGATAACATCGTTTGCGCTACTAAAGAGTCGCCACTTTTCAACAAAGGAGGGGATACGCTGGAAGGAGCATGTCTTCTATGGGCTGTCTCCATTCGGATGCTGCTCTCTTCGTTAGACGGCTTCTTACACAATGAAATCTTTCTCGTCACTGACCTGAGGGACGCTACTGAACACAAACGCCCGCTTCAAACTGCACTGCTGGCTGTCTCCGAGAAGCTGCTTGGGCTGCAGCAGGCGGCTACAATGTCCTGTGTTTGTTGCAAAGAGAAAGGCGTCCAGGTCAAACTTTGTCGTGTGAACGACGAGATGAAGGTTCTCGGCGAAGCATTAATCCAGGCTGCAGAGACCCTGCACCAATCACCAGTGAACAAGAGCAACCTGTCCGTGCGCTTTCAGCTCCTCCAAAGGCAACTGGCAATAAAAGTGAAAGCTGTAACCTCACTTATGGACCTTGTCAATCACAACTGCGCATGGGCATTAAAACAGCTGTTCCATCTGGCTAACAGTGCCGCCCAAAAGCACGGAGATGGCAAAGTGCGACTAGTGCAGCAGTTTCAGAAGGAAGCGCATCTGCTACTGATGGATATCGAAGAGCTAAAGGCAGTGGTGGAAAATAGTCTTTGCAACGTCACCCATTTGGAGTCCAAGGAGATGTTGGTATCGGCTGTTACCGACCTTCCTTTGGTTACTTCTCAGATAGTTACAGAAGCCAAGCAACTCTCTGACAACGCTGACAAAAACAACGTTGCCAAACTTCAGTACCtggcaagagactggtgtgcaaaagttCACTTTATCGTGACACAACTTCAGGATGTGGGTGTAAATGACCAAACCTGCAAAGACATTAAGCAAAGGTTCCAGAATAGTGCCTTGGCTGATATCAAGTGTAACTCTTTGGCCAAATCCCTTTCTAACCAAGAAGAACAATTGACAGAAAGGACGTTGATTGCAACAGAGAATTTGCCACATCGAGGAAACTTAAATGTATTAAATGAACCAACAGTCTCAACCGTCAGAGAAGACTACCACAAGACAAGCGACCGACATTATAAATCTACTCCAGAAGGTGTGTGTTCCCAAGACATTGCTTTGGACAAG TTTGCCAGCAGCTCTCTGCATGAGTTCAGTTCCAGTAGTGCAGCATGTTCAATTGCTACCGCAGCTCTGTGTCTGAGGGATGAGACAGAGAAATGGCACGAGGACAACAACAAGATTGTGCAGATCACCAAAGACATGGCTGCTCAAATGTACCATATGGCACAGTTT